One window of Pseudomonas sp. ML2-2023-3 genomic DNA carries:
- the uvrC gene encoding excinuclease ABC subunit UvrC — protein MTDVFDASAFLSTCSGRPGVYRMFDGDARLLYVGKAKNLKKRLASYFRKTGLAPKTAALVARIAQIETTITANETEALLLEQTLIKEWRPPYNILLRDDKSYPYVFLSDGEFPRLSIHRGAKKLKGKYFGPYPSAGAIRESLSILQKTFLVRQCDDSYFKNRTRPCLQYQIKRCKAPCVGLVEPQEYAEDVRHSIMFLEGRSSALTDELNSAMEQAASTLDFERAAEVRDQISLLRRVQDQQSMEGGTGDVDVIAAFVNPGGACVHLINVRGGRVLGSKNFFPQVGIEEEVAEVMAAFLGQYYISSPERDLPSELIVNVEHESFGAIIDAIEELRGRELAISYRVRGTRARWQQLAVTNAEQALVARLTNRLHVAARFEALAKVLKLDEIPQRLECYDISHSSGEATVASCVVFGPEGPIKSDYRRFNIEGVTPGDDYAAMHQALMRRFSRLKEGEGKLPDILLVDGGKGQLSMARDVLNELAVPDLILLGVAKGATRKAGFETLYLNDAAHEFTLKGDSPALHLIQQIRDEAHRFAITGHRARRGKTRRTSTLEGIPGVGPTRRRDLLKHFGGLQELSRASIEEIAKAPGISKKLAELIYANLHSE, from the coding sequence ATGACTGACGTGTTTGACGCAAGTGCGTTTCTTTCGACCTGCAGCGGTCGTCCTGGCGTGTATCGCATGTTTGACGGCGATGCACGGCTGCTTTACGTGGGTAAGGCCAAGAACCTAAAAAAGCGTCTGGCCAGCTACTTTCGCAAAACCGGCCTGGCGCCTAAAACAGCTGCCCTCGTGGCACGTATCGCGCAAATAGAAACCACCATTACCGCCAATGAAACCGAGGCGTTGCTGCTTGAGCAGACGCTTATCAAGGAATGGCGCCCGCCGTACAACATTCTGTTGCGCGACGATAAGTCCTATCCCTATGTGTTTCTGTCGGATGGTGAATTCCCGCGCCTGAGCATTCATCGCGGTGCCAAGAAGCTAAAAGGCAAGTACTTCGGGCCTTACCCCAGTGCGGGCGCTATTCGCGAGAGCCTGAGCATCTTGCAAAAGACCTTTCTGGTGCGTCAGTGCGATGACAGCTACTTCAAAAACAGAACGCGGCCTTGTTTGCAGTATCAGATCAAGCGCTGCAAAGCGCCTTGTGTCGGGTTGGTTGAGCCGCAGGAGTATGCCGAGGATGTTCGCCACTCGATCATGTTCCTGGAGGGGCGCAGCAGCGCGCTGACCGACGAGCTCAACAGTGCAATGGAGCAAGCCGCCAGCACCCTTGATTTTGAGCGTGCCGCTGAGGTACGTGACCAGATTTCGCTCTTGCGCAGGGTTCAGGACCAGCAAAGCATGGAAGGCGGGACCGGCGATGTGGATGTGATTGCCGCTTTCGTAAACCCCGGCGGCGCCTGTGTGCATTTGATCAATGTGCGCGGCGGGCGGGTATTGGGCAGCAAGAACTTCTTTCCTCAGGTTGGTATCGAGGAGGAGGTGGCCGAAGTCATGGCGGCCTTTCTCGGTCAGTACTACATCAGCAGCCCTGAGCGCGACTTGCCGAGCGAGCTGATTGTAAACGTGGAGCACGAGAGCTTCGGCGCAATCATCGACGCCATCGAAGAGCTGCGGGGCCGAGAGCTGGCCATCAGCTACAGGGTGCGTGGCACGCGGGCGCGATGGCAGCAACTGGCGGTCACCAATGCCGAGCAGGCGCTGGTTGCCCGCCTGACAAACCGTCTGCATGTTGCGGCACGCTTTGAGGCCCTGGCCAAAGTATTGAAACTCGACGAAATCCCACAGCGTCTGGAGTGCTATGACATCAGTCACTCCAGCGGTGAAGCGACCGTTGCATCCTGCGTGGTGTTCGGCCCCGAAGGTCCGATCAAGTCGGATTACCGGCGCTTCAACATTGAAGGCGTCACCCCGGGCGATGACTATGCCGCCATGCACCAGGCGCTGATGCGCCGTTTCAGCCGGCTTAAAGAGGGGGAGGGCAAGCTGCCCGACATCCTGCTGGTCGATGGTGGCAAGGGTCAGCTCTCAATGGCCCGTGATGTGCTCAATGAACTGGCCGTGCCAGACTTGATCCTGCTTGGCGTGGCCAAGGGGGCAACACGCAAGGCGGGCTTCGAAACCCTCTATCTGAACGATGCTGCCCATGAATTCACGTTAAAGGGTGACTCGCCGGCCTTGCATTTGATCCAGCAAATCCGTGACGAGGCCCACCGTTTTGCCATTACCGGACATCGGGCGCGACGGGGTAAAACCCGTCGAACCTCAACCCTGGAAGGCATTCCAGGGGTAGGGCCGACTCGCCGCCGAGATTTATTGAAACATTTTGGTGGCTTACAGGAGCTATCTCGTGCCAGCATCGAGGAGATCGCCAAAGCACCCGGGATCAGTAAAAAGCTCGCTGAGTTGATTTATGCAAACCTGCACAGCGAGTAG
- a CDS encoding acyl-CoA dehydrogenase family protein codes for MQDIELSEEQVMIRDMARDFARREIAPHAQAWEKAGWIDDALVAKLGELGLLGMVVPEEWGGTYVDYVAYALAVEEISAGDGATGALMSIHNSVGCGPILKYGSEAQKQTWLAELASGQTIACFCLTEPQAGSEAHNLRTRAELRDGQWVINGAKQFVSNGKRAKLAIVFAVTDPNLGKKGISAFLVPTATPGFIVDRTEHKMGIRASDTCAVTLNNCTVPEANMLGERGKGLAIALSNLEGGRIGIGAQALGIARAAFEAALGYSRDRVQFDKAIIEHQSIANMLADMQTRINAARLLILHAARLRSAGKPCLSEASQAKLFASEMAEYVCSKAIQIHGGYGYLEDYPVERYYRDARITQIYEGSSEIQRMVIARELKNYLI; via the coding sequence ATGCAAGATATCGAACTGAGCGAAGAACAAGTGATGATCCGCGACATGGCCCGCGACTTTGCCCGCCGTGAAATCGCCCCCCATGCCCAGGCCTGGGAAAAGGCCGGCTGGATCGACGATGCACTGGTGGCCAAGCTCGGCGAACTGGGCCTGTTGGGCATGGTGGTTCCGGAAGAATGGGGCGGCACCTATGTCGACTACGTTGCCTACGCCCTGGCCGTGGAAGAAATATCGGCCGGTGATGGCGCAACCGGTGCGCTGATGAGTATCCATAACTCCGTCGGCTGCGGGCCCATCCTCAAATACGGCAGCGAGGCGCAAAAACAAACCTGGCTGGCGGAGCTTGCCAGTGGCCAGACCATCGCCTGCTTCTGCCTGACCGAGCCACAGGCGGGCTCTGAAGCCCACAACCTGCGCACACGAGCGGAACTGCGCGACGGCCAGTGGGTGATCAACGGCGCCAAACAGTTTGTCAGCAATGGCAAGCGCGCCAAGCTGGCCATCGTGTTTGCCGTCACCGATCCAAACCTTGGCAAAAAAGGCATTTCGGCGTTTTTGGTGCCTACCGCGACCCCGGGTTTCATCGTCGACCGTACCGAACACAAAATGGGCATTCGCGCCTCGGACACCTGCGCCGTTACCCTGAACAATTGCACCGTGCCTGAAGCCAACATGCTCGGCGAACGCGGCAAGGGGCTGGCCATCGCCCTGTCCAACCTCGAAGGCGGACGCATCGGTATTGGCGCCCAGGCACTGGGCATCGCCCGTGCTGCCTTCGAAGCGGCACTGGGCTATTCCCGTGACCGGGTGCAATTTGACAAGGCGATCATCGAACACCAAAGCATCGCCAACATGCTGGCTGACATGCAAACCCGGATCAATGCAGCGCGACTGCTGATCCTGCATGCGGCGCGCCTGCGCAGCGCGGGCAAGCCCTGCCTGTCAGAAGCCTCACAGGCCAAACTGTTTGCTTCGGAAATGGCCGAGTATGTGTGCTCCAAAGCCATCCAGATCCATGGCGGCTATGGCTACCTTGAAGACTACCCGGTTGAGCGTTACTACCGAGATGCGCGCATCACCCAGATCTATGAGGGATCGAGCGAGATTCAGCGAATGGTTATTGCGCGGGAATTGAAGAATTATCTGATCTAG
- the pgsA gene encoding CDP-diacylglycerol--glycerol-3-phosphate 3-phosphatidyltransferase, whose amino-acid sequence MNIPNLITVLRVLLIPFFILLFYMPYSWSYVAASSVFAFAAATDWLDGYLARRLEQSTPFGAFLDPVADKLMVAVALVLLVQEHHNVWLTLPAAVIIGREIVISALREWMAELGARAQVAVSNMGKWKTAAQMLALIILLANPSDFSFWVLVGYGLLLVAAGLTLWSMLQYLRAAWPHLKTTSVK is encoded by the coding sequence ATGAATATCCCTAATTTGATCACCGTACTACGCGTTCTACTCATTCCTTTCTTCATTCTGTTGTTTTACATGCCGTACAGCTGGAGTTATGTAGCCGCCAGCTCAGTCTTCGCGTTTGCGGCGGCGACGGATTGGCTCGACGGCTATTTGGCCCGTCGACTGGAGCAAAGCACGCCTTTTGGCGCCTTTCTGGATCCGGTAGCCGACAAATTGATGGTTGCTGTGGCGTTGGTCCTGTTGGTGCAAGAGCACCACAACGTGTGGCTGACCCTGCCTGCGGCCGTGATTATTGGCCGTGAAATTGTCATTTCCGCGTTGCGCGAGTGGATGGCAGAGTTGGGAGCACGGGCTCAGGTTGCCGTATCGAACATGGGCAAATGGAAAACAGCGGCGCAAATGCTGGCCCTGATCATCTTGCTGGCCAATCCATCGGACTTCAGCTTCTGGGTGTTGGTGGGTTACGGGTTGCTGCTGGTGGCGGCCGGGTTGACCTTGTGGTCGATGCTTCAGTATTTGCGGGCCGCCTGGCCGCATCTGAAGACGACCTCGGTAAAATAA
- a CDS encoding peptidylprolyl isomerase codes for MAKATARHILVATEDKCNELKAQIEGGADFAEVAKANSSCPSSRQGGDLGSFGPGQMVKEFDTVVFSAPINVVQGPVKTQFGYHLLEVTSRQD; via the coding sequence ATGGCTAAAGCCACTGCCCGTCACATCCTTGTTGCCACCGAAGACAAGTGCAACGAACTGAAAGCCCAAATCGAAGGCGGCGCTGATTTCGCCGAAGTGGCGAAAGCCAACTCTTCTTGCCCGTCCAGCCGTCAGGGCGGCGACCTGGGTTCTTTCGGTCCAGGCCAGATGGTTAAAGAATTCGACACCGTCGTCTTCAGCGCGCCAATCAACGTGGTGCAAGGCCCGGTCAAGACCCAGTTCGGCTATCACCTGCTGGAAGTCACCAGCCGCCAGGACTAA
- a CDS encoding 3-deoxy-7-phosphoheptulonate synthase, with the protein MNASVSALPAVHTATTQISTRRLPSAAQLKQQLPLSIKLREQISSQRQAIRAILNGEDSRLLVVVGPCSIHDPLAALEYASNLAALAHEVSDDMLLVMRAYIEKPRTTVGWKGLAYDPHLDGSDDMAHGLTLSRELMLEILRMGLPVATELLQPIAAGYFDDLLGWVAIGARTTESQIHREMASGLDLPVGFKNGTDGGVAIACDAMRSAAHSHRHFGVDSQGHPAIVETPGNPDTHLVLRGGRSGPNYDRASVAKARAGLEKSAIPARMMIDCSHANSGKDPLRQPEVFNDVLEQRLAGDHSLIGMMLESHLFEGCQPLSANMRYGVSVTDGCLGWDATEHLLRNAAQQLQTQRRVARVIA; encoded by the coding sequence ATGAACGCATCCGTATCCGCTCTGCCAGCCGTACACACTGCAACTACCCAGATTTCGACCCGTCGCCTGCCCAGCGCAGCGCAACTCAAACAGCAACTGCCCCTGAGCATCAAGCTTCGCGAGCAGATCAGCAGCCAGCGCCAGGCCATTCGCGCCATCCTCAACGGTGAAGACTCCCGTTTACTGGTGGTTGTCGGCCCCTGCTCCATCCACGACCCCCTCGCCGCACTCGAATACGCCAGCAATCTCGCAGCCTTGGCCCATGAAGTGAGCGACGACATGCTACTGGTCATGCGTGCCTACATCGAAAAACCGCGCACGACTGTGGGCTGGAAAGGCCTGGCCTACGATCCGCACCTGGATGGCAGCGATGACATGGCTCACGGCCTGACCCTGTCACGGGAACTGATGCTCGAAATCCTGCGCATGGGCCTTCCGGTCGCCACCGAACTGTTGCAGCCCATCGCTGCAGGCTACTTCGACGACCTGCTGGGCTGGGTGGCCATTGGCGCCCGCACCACCGAATCGCAAATTCACCGCGAAATGGCCAGCGGCCTTGATCTGCCGGTAGGCTTCAAAAACGGCACTGACGGCGGTGTGGCAATCGCCTGCGATGCCATGCGCTCTGCCGCGCACAGTCACCGTCATTTCGGGGTCGATAGCCAGGGCCATCCGGCAATCGTCGAGACGCCCGGCAACCCCGACACCCATCTGGTACTGCGCGGTGGCCGCAGCGGCCCGAACTACGACCGCGCCAGTGTGGCCAAGGCTCGCGCCGGACTGGAAAAAAGCGCCATCCCGGCCCGCATGATGATCGACTGCAGCCACGCCAACAGCGGCAAAGACCCGTTGCGCCAGCCGGAAGTGTTCAATGATGTGCTCGAACAGCGCCTGGCAGGTGATCACTCCCTGATTGGCATGATGCTCGAAAGCCATCTGTTCGAAGGCTGCCAGCCCCTGAGTGCGAACATGCGCTACGGGGTTTCCGTGACCGATGGCTGCCTGGGCTGGGATGCCACCGAGCACTTGCTGCGCAACGCCGCCCAACAGCTGCAAACACAGCGCCGCGTCGCCCGGGTCATCGCCTGA
- the uvrY gene encoding UvrY/SirA/GacA family response regulator transcription factor, translated as MIRVLVVDDHDLVRTGITRMLADIEGLQVVGQAESGEESLLKARELKPDVVLMDVKMPGIGGLEATRKMMRSHPDIKVVAVTVCEEDPFPTRLLQAGAAGYMTKGAGLAEMVQAIRLVFAGQRYISPQVAQQLALKSFQPASDSPFDALSEREIQIALMIVGCQKVQVISDKLCLSPKTVNTYRYRIYEKLSVKSDVELALLAVRHGMVDAG; from the coding sequence TTGATTCGGGTTCTAGTGGTCGATGACCACGATCTTGTGCGTACAGGGATCACACGAATGCTGGCCGATATCGAAGGCTTGCAAGTGGTCGGTCAGGCCGAGTCCGGTGAGGAGTCCCTTCTCAAGGCCCGCGAGCTGAAGCCTGATGTGGTTTTGATGGATGTCAAAATGCCCGGCATTGGTGGTCTGGAAGCTACCCGCAAGATGATGCGCAGCCACCCCGACATCAAGGTTGTCGCCGTGACGGTGTGTGAAGAAGACCCTTTTCCGACGCGCTTGCTGCAGGCAGGCGCCGCAGGCTACATGACCAAGGGCGCGGGTCTGGCCGAGATGGTCCAGGCAATCAGGCTGGTATTCGCCGGTCAGCGCTACATCAGCCCGCAAGTCGCACAGCAATTGGCACTCAAATCCTTTCAGCCTGCAAGTGACTCTCCGTTTGATGCCCTGTCCGAGCGCGAAATTCAGATCGCGCTGATGATTGTGGGCTGTCAGAAGGTCCAGGTCATTTCAGACAAACTTTGCCTGTCGCCCAAGACGGTCAATACCTACCGCTACCGCATTTACGAGAAGCTCTCGGTCAAAAGCGATGTTGAACTGGCCTTGCTGGCTGTTCGTCACGGCATGGTCGATGCTGGTTAA
- a CDS encoding 3-hydroxybutyrate dehydrogenase: MSLKGKTALVTGSTSGIGLGIALSLAKAGADLILNGFGDASKVIADIQQLGVKVGHHPADVSDPAQIADMISYAEREFGGIDILVNNAGIQHVASVEEFPVERWDSIIAINLSSVFHSTRLTLPGMRKRGWGRIVNIASVHGLVGSVGKAAYVAAKHGVIGLTKVVGLETATSNITCNAICPGWVLTPLVQKQIDQRISQGIDPYQAQHDLLAEKQPSLEFVTPPQLGELVLFLCSEAASQVRGAAWNVDGGWLAQ; this comes from the coding sequence ATGAGCCTTAAGGGTAAAACTGCACTGGTTACCGGTTCCACCAGCGGCATCGGCCTTGGCATCGCACTGAGCCTGGCCAAGGCTGGAGCCGACCTGATACTCAACGGCTTTGGCGATGCCAGCAAAGTCATTGCAGACATCCAGCAACTGGGCGTCAAAGTGGGTCACCATCCTGCAGATGTCAGCGACCCGGCGCAGATCGCCGACATGATCAGTTATGCCGAACGCGAGTTCGGTGGTATCGACATTCTGGTCAACAACGCAGGCATCCAGCATGTGGCCAGCGTCGAGGAGTTCCCGGTAGAACGCTGGGATTCAATCATCGCGATCAACCTGTCCAGCGTGTTTCACAGCACTCGCCTGACCTTGCCCGGCATGCGCAAGCGCGGCTGGGGGCGCATCGTCAATATCGCCTCGGTTCATGGCCTGGTGGGGTCGGTCGGCAAAGCCGCCTATGTGGCCGCCAAACATGGCGTGATCGGCCTGACCAAAGTCGTTGGCCTGGAAACCGCCACCAGCAATATCACCTGCAATGCCATCTGCCCAGGCTGGGTGCTCACACCACTGGTGCAAAAACAGATTGATCAGCGCATCAGCCAGGGCATTGACCCCTATCAGGCGCAGCACGATCTGCTGGCCGAGAAACAACCCTCCCTGGAGTTCGTGACCCCGCCCCAACTGGGCGAACTGGTGCTGTTTTTATGCAGCGAGGCAGCCAGCCAGGTGCGTGGTGCCGCCTGGAACGTGGACGGCGGTTGGCTGGCGCAATAA
- a CDS encoding enoyl-CoA hydratase/isomerase family protein, translating to MTAQVSSSPTPEIAPIDETILAEVRNHIGHLTLNRPSGLNAINLEMVRSLQQHLDAWATDPQVKAIVLRGAGEKAFCAGGDIRSLYDSYQNNDTLHTVFFEEEYALDLTLHHYPKPVIALMDGFVLGGGMGLVQGADLRLVTERSKLAMPEVAIGYFPDVGGSYFLTRTPGQLGTYLGVSGVQIRASDALYCGLADGYLESSKLPELDRSLDTLEWRGTPIDDLTALIGTLAVTVLPEPPLARLRPLIDSVFAQADIPRIVAHLRAVTAPETRDWANETADLLQTRSPLAMAVTLEMLRRGRELTLEQCFALELHLDRQWFDRGDLMEGVRALIIDKDKNPRWNPPALDALDPVHVVSFFTSFDATGA from the coding sequence ATGACTGCTCAGGTTTCCTCCTCACCGACACCGGAAATCGCTCCAATTGACGAGACGATTCTGGCCGAGGTCCGCAACCACATTGGTCACCTGACCCTCAACCGCCCCAGCGGTCTCAATGCCATCAACCTGGAGATGGTGCGCAGCCTTCAGCAGCATCTCGATGCCTGGGCCACAGACCCTCAGGTAAAAGCCATTGTGCTGCGTGGCGCTGGCGAAAAAGCCTTTTGCGCTGGCGGGGACATCCGCTCGCTCTACGACAGTTATCAAAACAACGACACCCTGCACACGGTGTTCTTCGAAGAGGAATACGCCCTCGACCTGACCCTGCACCACTACCCCAAACCCGTGATTGCCTTGATGGACGGTTTTGTCCTCGGCGGCGGCATGGGACTGGTGCAAGGCGCGGATCTGCGCCTGGTCACCGAGCGCAGCAAGCTGGCGATGCCTGAAGTGGCAATCGGTTATTTCCCTGACGTTGGCGGCAGCTACTTTCTGACCCGCACACCGGGCCAGCTTGGTACTTACCTGGGGGTCAGTGGCGTGCAAATCCGCGCCAGTGACGCACTGTACTGCGGGCTGGCTGACGGCTATCTGGAGAGCAGCAAACTGCCTGAACTGGATAGAAGCCTCGATACCCTCGAATGGCGAGGCACCCCCATTGATGATCTGACAGCACTGATCGGAACGCTCGCAGTGACCGTGTTGCCCGAGCCGCCGCTGGCCAGGCTTCGCCCCCTGATAGACAGCGTTTTCGCCCAGGCCGATATACCGCGAATCGTCGCTCATCTGCGCGCTGTCACGGCGCCGGAAACCCGCGACTGGGCCAATGAAACCGCCGACCTTCTGCAAACCCGCTCCCCGTTGGCAATGGCCGTCACCCTCGAAATGCTGCGCCGTGGCCGTGAACTGACTCTGGAACAGTGTTTTGCCCTCGAACTGCACCTTGACCGTCAATGGTTCGATCGCGGCGACCTGATGGAGGGCGTGCGCGCACTGATCATCGACAAGGACAAAAACCCGCGCTGGAACCCGCCTGCCCTGGACGCACTGGACCCTGTGCATGTCGTCAGCTTTTTCACCTCATTCGACGCGACGGGAGCCTGA
- a CDS encoding cytosine permease, whose protein sequence is MVTTATANAPLIEKHTIGYVPPEDRHGKVRDLFTLWFGGNIAPLPIVTGALGVQLFNLNLMWGIVAILIGHLVGGVLMALHSAQGPQMGIPQMIQSRAQFGSLGALLVVVIAGVMYIGFFASNIVLAGKSLHGVVDSVPVPVGIVIGAIGSGIIGIIGYRFIHVLNRIGTWVLGAGIVLGFGYIFTHIQTTDFLTRGGFNIAGVLATISLAALWQIAFAPYVSDYSRYLPADVPVASTFWTTYLGSVLGSSLSFIFGAVAVLATPVGMDTMEAVKLATGSIGPLMLVLFLLSVISHNALNLYGAVLSIITLVQTFAYRWIPTAKSRAVISIIVLATCATAAVFASKDFIGHFVDMVLVLLVVLVPWTAINLIDFYAIHKGKYDIASIFRVDGGIYGRYNPQALLAYAVGIVVQIPFMNTPLYVGPISEHINGADLSWIVGLVVTSPLYFWLANRDSAYKRRMNEGALVAGV, encoded by the coding sequence ATGGTCACCACTGCAACAGCCAACGCCCCGCTCATCGAGAAACACACGATTGGATACGTGCCCCCCGAAGATCGCCATGGAAAGGTAAGAGACCTGTTCACCCTGTGGTTCGGCGGCAACATCGCGCCGCTGCCGATCGTCACCGGAGCACTGGGTGTGCAACTGTTCAACCTTAATCTGATGTGGGGCATCGTCGCCATCCTCATCGGTCACCTGGTCGGCGGTGTGCTGATGGCGCTGCACTCGGCCCAGGGCCCGCAGATGGGCATCCCGCAAATGATCCAGAGCCGTGCCCAGTTCGGCTCCCTCGGCGCGTTGCTGGTGGTGGTGATCGCGGGTGTCATGTACATCGGTTTCTTTGCCTCCAACATCGTGCTGGCGGGCAAATCCCTGCACGGCGTGGTCGATTCGGTGCCCGTGCCGGTCGGCATCGTGATCGGCGCCATCGGTTCCGGGATTATCGGCATCATCGGCTACCGCTTTATCCACGTGCTCAACCGCATTGGCACCTGGGTACTGGGCGCCGGGATCGTGCTCGGTTTCGGCTACATCTTCACCCACATACAGACCACCGACTTTCTGACCCGCGGCGGGTTCAACATTGCAGGCGTGCTGGCGACCATTTCCCTGGCTGCCCTGTGGCAGATCGCCTTTGCCCCCTACGTGTCTGACTACTCCCGCTACCTGCCGGCTGACGTCCCCGTTGCGTCCACATTCTGGACCACTTACCTGGGTTCGGTCCTGGGCTCCAGTCTGTCCTTCATCTTTGGCGCCGTTGCCGTCCTCGCCACCCCGGTAGGAATGGACACCATGGAAGCGGTCAAACTCGCCACGGGCTCCATCGGCCCCCTGATGCTGGTGCTCTTTTTGCTCAGCGTGATCAGCCACAACGCCCTCAACCTGTACGGCGCGGTACTGTCGATCATCACCCTGGTGCAGACCTTTGCGTATCGCTGGATTCCAACGGCCAAAAGCCGTGCGGTGATCTCCATCATCGTACTGGCCACGTGTGCAACTGCAGCCGTGTTCGCCTCCAAGGACTTTATCGGGCACTTCGTCGATATGGTGCTGGTGTTGCTGGTGGTATTGGTGCCGTGGACAGCGATCAACCTGATCGACTTCTACGCGATCCATAAGGGCAAGTACGACATTGCGTCGATCTTTCGTGTGGATGGCGGGATTTACGGGCGCTACAACCCCCAGGCATTGCTGGCGTATGCGGTCGGTATTGTGGTGCAGATTCCGTTCATGAACACGCCGCTGTATGTGGGTCCGATTTCAGAACACATCAACGGAGCGGACTTGTCCTGGATCGTCGGGCTGGTGGTGACTTCGCCGTTGTATTTCTGGCTGGCGAATCGTGACAGTGCCTACAAACGCAGGATGAACGAGGGCGCATTGGTCGCCGGTGTCTGA
- a CDS encoding LysR substrate-binding domain-containing protein, translating into MAAYNLRQLRYFVTTADCGSVAEASRKLYIAQPSVSTAIKQLEDSFGVQLFIRHHAQGVSLTPSGARFYRKALELLRVAHEFEQNALADNDVVAGQIDIGCFETVAPLYLPRLIAGFKARWPGVEIRIRDGEQQELVQALTAGTIDVAMLFEHDLGTAIETAPLMPPQQPYALLPADHRFAQQARVSLADLVLEPMILLDVLPSRTYFVSIFEERGLTPNIVFSSPSIEMVRGMVGRGFGFSILVTKPFTEYTYDGQKVVCVPLAETVTGSGLSAVWLRRAPLTKPVQLFVDYCREELAQLLG; encoded by the coding sequence ATGGCTGCCTACAACCTGCGCCAACTCAGATATTTTGTAACCACGGCCGACTGCGGCAGCGTCGCCGAAGCGTCGCGCAAGCTTTACATCGCACAACCGTCCGTCTCGACCGCGATCAAGCAACTGGAAGACAGTTTTGGTGTGCAGCTGTTTATCCGCCATCACGCCCAGGGCGTGTCACTCACACCCAGTGGCGCACGGTTTTACCGCAAGGCGCTGGAGTTGTTGCGAGTGGCCCATGAGTTCGAACAAAACGCCCTGGCCGACAATGACGTGGTGGCGGGGCAGATCGATATCGGCTGCTTTGAAACCGTCGCACCGCTGTACTTGCCGCGTTTGATCGCCGGCTTCAAGGCGCGTTGGCCCGGGGTGGAGATCCGCATTCGCGACGGTGAGCAGCAGGAGCTGGTACAGGCGCTCACCGCAGGCACTATTGATGTGGCGATGCTGTTTGAACACGACCTGGGAACCGCCATCGAGACTGCGCCACTGATGCCGCCGCAGCAGCCATACGCCCTGTTACCGGCCGATCACCGCTTTGCACAGCAAGCCAGAGTGTCCCTGGCGGATCTGGTCCTGGAGCCCATGATTCTGCTGGATGTGCTGCCCAGCCGGACCTACTTCGTGAGCATATTCGAAGAGCGCGGGTTGACGCCGAATATCGTGTTCAGTTCGCCGTCGATCGAGATGGTTCGGGGGATGGTGGGCAGGGGGTTCGGCTTTTCGATACTGGTGACCAAACCGTTCACCGAGTACACCTATGACGGCCAGAAGGTCGTGTGTGTGCCGCTGGCTGAAACGGTCACCGGTTCAGGCTTGTCGGCTGTGTGGCTGCGTCGCGCACCATTGACCAAGCCGGTGCAGCTGTTTGTCGACTATTGCCGTGAAGAACTGGCGCAGTTACTGGGCTAG
- a CDS encoding DNA-binding protein: protein MTGIRTAAQAKAWLEYQGKSVQEFAREHGVDPATTYQVLAGRKKGKRGEAHKVAVLVGMKDGIIASQTTHSVEAEGDEFA from the coding sequence ATGACCGGAATTCGTACTGCCGCACAAGCCAAGGCATGGCTGGAATACCAGGGGAAATCCGTTCAAGAGTTCGCTCGGGAACATGGCGTCGACCCGGCCACCACTTATCAAGTGCTCGCCGGGCGCAAAAAGGGGAAGCGTGGTGAAGCCCACAAGGTAGCGGTTCTTGTGGGCATGAAAGACGGCATCATTGCCTCTCAGACCACACATTCAGTTGAGGCAGAAGGTGATGAGTTCGCTTGA